One genomic window of Prinia subflava isolate CZ2003 ecotype Zambia chromosome 27, Cam_Psub_1.2, whole genome shotgun sequence includes the following:
- the LOC134562415 gene encoding zinc finger protein 239-like — protein MGNTRSSLFPLDSQRKTRPIYTSTGPSEDNYTLLSLLSLLQQKHIFDSRRMQPRFDWTATNTLSNQDFSFPNLGQMEKEAVRKRKMPWDPQADKELRMEIREDKSLQQNLMEEAVLSGSTAQESNREEKRQRCHMRRGSKHIQRSSDEEIPTLCQERGRRSSESSDLMTHEQRHDKERCYECLKCGKSFSQNSSLIRHQRIHTGERPYQCGECGKGCRDSSDLIVHMRIHNGERPYECAECGKSFSHSSNLNVHKRTHTRERPYVCGECGKSFRHGAELTRHQRIHTGERPYECSQCGKRFQTSSHLLVHQRIHTEERPFRCPECGKGFKHNSNLITHQRIHTGERPYECPQCGKSFTQSSNFTRHQQRHR, from the exons ATGGGAAACACCAGaagcagcctgtttccactggattcccagaggaagaccagacccatctacaccagcactggaccttcagaggacAACTACACCCTtctttcattgctttcattgCTTCaacaaaagcacatttttgACTCCAGGAGGATGCAGCCACGATTTgattggactgctaccaacaccctgagTAACCAG GATTTCTCATTCCCAAACCTTGGCCAGATGGAGAaggaggctgtgaggaagaggaagatgccCTGGGATCCTCAGGCAG acaaggagctgaggatggagaTCAGGGAGGATAAATCCCTGcagcagaacctcatggaagaggctgttttgagtGGATCTACAGCACAGGAATccaacagggaggaaaagcGCCAGAGATGTCACATGAGGAGGGGCTCCAAACACATCCAAAGGTCCTCTGATGAGGAAAtacccaccctgtgccaggaacgTGGCCGGAGATCCAGCGAGAGCTCAGACCTCATGACCCATGAGCAGCGTCATGACAAAGAGAGGTGCTATGAGTGCTTgaagtgtgggaagagctttagCCAGAACTCCTCCCTGATCcgccaccagaggatccacactggggaacggccctaccagtgtggggaatgtgggaagggctgcagagacAGCTCTGACCTGATTGTGCACATGAGGATCCATAatggggagaggccctatgagtgtgcggagtgtgggaagagcttcagccacagctccaaCTTGAATGTCCACAAGAGAACCCACACTAGGGAGAGGCCCTACGtctgtggggaatgtgggaagagcttcagacaCGGCGCCGAACTTACTCGCCACCAGAGGAttcacactggggagaggccctacgagtgttcccagtgtgggaagaggtttcagaccagctcccATCTCCTCGTGCACCAGCGcattcacacagaggagaggcccttccgctgccctgaatgtgggaagggcttcaagcacaACTCCAACCTCATCACCCATCAgcgcatccacactggggagaggccctacgagtgtccccagtgtgggaagagcttcacccaGAGTTCAAACTTCACCCGACACCAACAGAGGCACCGGTAA